CGCTGTATATTGACAGTATGAGTTTGTAAAACCCATCATGAGTGCAACTTGAACAGAGCTCTTCACAATTCAGAGAGAATCTGGCTTCGACAATGATGTCCTTCTTTATGCATGCATAAGCACTCATCGAGCCCACTTCCCCGGATAAACCAAATTTATAGTGATACAAGAGCTGGGTCATATCAGTAGTCCCAAAATCACGATTggctttgaaaaaaaaaaaaatagtAGCTGTAGTCATCGATGATGTTCTGAAGCACCTTCTTTAATGTACTTTCCTTGAATattttcgcaaccattttGACACCTTCAGTATCACTCATTAGACGTCCTCCAccaagcaaaagaagtCAAAAGCAAGAATATCGGAAAAGGCAATGTACTATGAACATTGGCTccaaaaaagtaaaaaaaaaaaatatatatatatatatatttgTTTCCGTCTCTTTTGTGGTAGTCCAGTTTTCTCCTTCTGCCTCTAGGCTCACGTGCCCGTCCCCAGCGCAAGGtaaaaaatcagaaaaaaagatacCTTCATCGCTACCTTAACGCTAGACAATGTCGGACCAGTATAACCAGGACAAATTGAGCCAGGATTTCAGTAAACAGAACTTGGAAGATAATAGCCAACAATACCAGGGTTTCAACCCCAACACCCTGACCTTCGTTCCTCAAGGCGGCTACGCTCAATACCAGCAGGGCGCCCAAGGCCAGTACAACCAGTACAACCAGTACCAGAACTACGGCAACAGTGGGCGTGGAGGATACTCTGGCGGATACGGTAGAGGCGGCTACAACAACTACAACCAAGGTGGCTACCAGCAAGGTTACAACCAGTATCAGCAGGGAGGGTACCAGCAGGGAGGGTACCAGCAGGGAGGGTACCAGCAGGGAGGGTACCAGCAGGGAGGGTACCAACAGGGAGGTTACAATAACTACGGAGGCTACAACTCTAACTACGGCCAGTACCAAGGATATGGAGagcctcagcagcctcctcAGCAGCAAGGCATGTCATTGGCTGATTTTCAGAAAAAGCAGCAGGCTTCTGCTCCAGCTGCCGCGAAGCCCAAGAGGACATTAAAATTGGCTACCAGCTCGTCGGTGAAGTTggtcaacaacaccaaggCTGCTGCCGTCcaggaggaaaaaaaggaagagcccaaagaggaaaagaaggaggagaagaagccagaggCTGCCAAGGACGAACCAAAGGaacagaagaaggagtccACCCCGGCTCCTGCAGCATCCTCTCCTAGTGTTGGTGGTAATGCTGGGTCTTCCAAGTCTTCTGCTGCACCCTCTGCAAATGCCTCTAAAACTGCCAGCAAGACTGCCACTCCTGCTACCCCAGTGCCTTCTGCAGATGCTGTTGCTAGACAACAGGAGGATGAGGTTGACGAGGAAGTTATCAAGGATATGTTTGGCGGCAAAGACCATCTTTCTATCATTTTTATGGGACATGTCGATGCCGGTAAGAGTACCATGGGTGGTAACATCTTGTACTTGACTGGTGCTGTGGACAAGAGAACCGTTGACAAATACGAGAAAGAGGCTAAGGATGCTGGTAGACAGGGCTGGTACCTTTCTTGGGTTATGGACACCAATAAGGAAGAAAGATCTGACGGTAAGACAATTGAGGTTGGTAAGGCATACTTCGAGActgaaaagagaaggtaTACCATCTTGGATGCCCCAGGACACAAGATGTACGTTTCCGAGATGATTGGTGGTGCTTCACAGGCCGATGTCGGTATTCTCGTTATTTCTGCCAGAAAGGGTGAGTACGAGACCGGTTTCGAAAAGGGCGGTCAGACCAGAGAACACGCTCTTTTGGCTAAGACTCAGGGTGTGAACAAGATCGTCGTCGTGGTCAACAAGATGGACGACCCCACCGTGGGCTGGGCTGAAGACAGATACAAGAATTGTACCACCAAGGTGGCTCAGTTCCTCAAGGGTATCGGCTACCAGAAAGATGACATCCTTTTCATGCCAGTTTCTGGTTACACAGGGGCTGGTCTTAAGGACAGAGTCGATCCTAAAGAGTGCCCGTGGTACAGTGGTCCATctcttttggaattctTGGACAACATGAAGACAGTCAATCGTTTTGTGAATGCTCCATTCATGTTGCCAGTAGCAGCCAAGATGAAGGATATGGGTtgtgttgttgaaggtaAGGTTGAGTCTGGTcatgtcaagaagaactccACCTTGTTAATGATGCCTAACAGGACAAGCGTCGAAGTCTCGAACATCTACAACGAGACCGAACAAGAAGTCGAAACTGCCATGTGTGGTGAGCAGATTCGTATGAAGATCAAGGGTGTCGAGGAGGAGGATATTGCTCCGGGTTACGTGTTGACATCTCCAAAGAATCCTGTGAAAACTGTCACCAAGTTTGAAGCCCAAATTGCCATAGTCGAGTTGAAGTCGATTTTGTCTAACGGTTTCTCTTGTGTGATGCACTTGCATACTGCGGTCGAAGAGGTTCGTTTTGTCGAATTGAAGcacaagttggagaagggCACGAATAGAAAGTCCAAGAAGCCTCCAGCCTTCGCCAAGAAGGGTATGAAGATCATCGCTATCTTAGAAACCCCAGAGCCAGTGTGTGCCGAAACCTACAATGACTACCAGCAGTTGGGTAGATTCACATTGAGAGACCAGGGTGTGACTATCGCTATTGGTAAGatcaccaagttgttgtaAGGGTTAAAGGTGCTGTATGTAAAGTAGGGTTCAAAAAATACTaattgcatttttgaagaagtctttcaaaaacGCCTATCAAATTCTCGACTCCAACTATGATGTTCTCGTCGTATCCTTCGCCTTTTGTATACTTGGCATGCGCAAAGTCTATCATATGTAGACTACTTAGAGGAAGGTTTTTaagatgattttcttcGTCTGAATCGctctcatcctcatcataCTCTCGTAGTAGAGGGTCCAAGGCGTAATAGGATTTCTCATCCTTCAATGCATCCCTCCATCTCTGAGGATCACTCTCGATAACGAAGAAAAGTGAACCTGATATTATGCGAACCTCTGTATCCAAGAGACAATTGTATAGTAGCTGAAGACGCTGAAGAAACCTGTTGAGAAGCAACTTTTTCTGGGTCTTGTCTTGTACAAATGCAAAAAACTGATCCACCCCGTCATCTATGTTGGCCGTTGTCAAGGAGCGCCCGTAAAACTTATCAAACAGAACgctctcttcatcttcagtGACTGTCTTCTCCATTCCCGGGAAAATTTTTGGAAGCGGCTTATCACCAGCCTTATGGATCTTCATGCCGCAGATTCTGAAGTGCAACGATCCACTCGTTGTGGAAGCGCTCACCTTGTCCAAACGTaatttcttctcctcacTCACAGTGTCATCCACAAGTACCTTTCCAAGCTTGATGTCCAAGATTGACGGACGTAAGAACCCATGGTACAAGTTCAGCAAGACAATATACTTCTTATCCGACGCAGGTGTTTTGCGTTTTACCTCCTCGATATCCTTGATTTCGTCTGCTACAATTGTCGTCATCTGCTCATCCGCCTCAATCACACCTTCGTTCAACGTGCCCATGTAAATAGGCATCCAGTGGCTCAAATGGCTACCCTGAGGAAGCTCTTCGGTTGGAGGCGCTGTCAGCTCGTAAAAGTCAATTTCCTGCTGATTGGTGAGTTTGGCAAAAACAGCACCCGCCGTCAAACACCCATCGTGGCCAGCTGCCTGATGCTTCAGCGGCACAAAGCCCTCCATTTGTGAGATATAGGTGAAGTCGATGTACACTGGAGATGTACGTACAGTGCGCATAGTTTTAGAGGTGGCCTAATAGATCACCAGAGGTTGTAATAAGGAAGGTAATCAATGTTAGCCATCAATGGCCAGACTTTGTAgtttttttgaagcaaTTTTTCGATTAGAGCAAGAAtcatttttgtttgggGTTGGCAGGTTGGATCCTGAGACTGAACTAGCCTGAAGGCATCGTTTCTTTCTGGAGGACCAATTGACCAATAATTTGTGCAGCAAAGTCTCGTATGTTATTAAAAGATTGCTGAGTTCAAGATGTGGCTCCTTCGCTGTGCGAGTCTATCTCGTCATTTCATTTATGTGCTCCGTCTTAGTACGTTTTCAACCTGCCTgctctttcgcagccattgcaCTACACAAGAAGTAAAGATAGATTAGTAGCGATGCCTTTGTTGGatgagaaattgaagtAAGTGGGCTTGGCCTTGGTAGCTCTTTGGAATGAGCCAAAtggatgatgacgaagtTTTTCAGGGGTGAGCCGTGATGTGCAAGAAAAACAACTAAAGATGGTCCTGGCAAGCGGACTAAGTATGAACTATATCGGAGATGGACTCAGAACATTTGTTAGAAGGGCAAGAGTATTTTTAAAGAGTTGTATGTTCATATTTGTCTAAAGGGTAGGTGGATCATATCGGCTGTGAGATTGGCTCCAGCCTCTGCGTTTGCGGCCAACATatgaaaagttcaaaaGTAGACACATTGGAAAAGGACTCAAATACAATGGTCGATCCAATTATATTAAAGTATGTCTACAAGGAAACTTCTGGTATGACCAGGCACATTGTCTCTGTAAGTTTACTGTGGTTCATCACAGATAAATTCAGAAGGGGCCAcaaaaaatcagaaaaagaCGTTAGCGTAGGCCCCATCAACACCCTATTTTAAGATATGAACAAGATGTCAGTACATTTCATAACTTTGTGATGTCGCACTGCCGCCTTACTCAAAgtaaatggctgcgaaaaaagtGACCTTCAAGACCACCCAGGGCGGTGCAGCATTCACGCTACCCAAAGAGGCAAATTAGAGAATTCAAGGAAAAGTTCGATAGCAGGAACATTATTGGAAAAAAAACTGGATAAAATTGGCCAGGCGAAGACACCTAAGGTAGTGCCGAGGAAGTGGTCGTGGCTACAGGCAGAGCAAGCCGTAGGAGGCTGTAGATAGCACAAAAAAGTAGTAGAGGGTGGACTCAGGAAGAATCAAATCGAATCGGATACCAATGAAAGACCGTTTTGGCTTGGTAGAAACTTTGGCTCCATCACCTCAGTTAATGCTTCTTTTCTAATCTTTCGCTTATCGTAGAATCTTGACTAATGCATGCtctggttgcaaattctAGCTAGCTTTCACATGAAAGAGGCGTTTTTACACTTTCAAGCTTTCGAAATCATGACCATATACGTGAAATTTGTTAAATTATCATAAAACCTCGGGCCAATCCGCCTCGTCACGCTTCACCATTTTTGTGCTAGTATCGTGTCTGAAAACGCCCATTCTCGTATACTACAGAGACAATCGAGGCGGTACATTCACGCCAAAGAGACAGATCACGTGCCATGAAGCAAACAgcccaattttttcaagagcTGACTTCTGGAGCTCTTTGAAACTCGAATACATAGATATTGTGCGAGTGAAATTTTTATAGAAAGCCTCAAAATCCCAAAATTAATACCTTTGAAGCCGCCCCTTGCTGACAACTCTTGACGCCAGTGACGCGGCGAATCTGCAGGAACTTCCCTTACAGCCATTTGGACTGAGGCAGGCAacgcaaaaaaaaaacatcaaaaaaaaaaaaaaagaggtGTAACCGTACATTTAAAGGTCGCCTCCCCGAAAAGTTTTCAAGAACACTTCACCATCCATGAGCAACCCGTACTACAACGGCGGCGGGCAAAATGGCAGCTCGTACGAAATGACCAGTATGAAATACAGCGCTGGCGGAAGCGCTGGCGAAGACGACTTCGTGGCATTCATGAACGAGATCCAGGATATCCACACCCAGCTAGACAACTACTCGAACTTGGTCGACTTGATTTCCAACAAGCAGAGAAACTTCATCCAGGAATTGGACTTGAACGACGAAGACACAGAATACTCGTCGAAGCAGATTGACGCCTTGGTGAACGAGGCGCTGAGCTTGCAAGCAGAGTTGAAGCTGAGAATCAAAAACGTGCAGACACAGGCGGCACAGCTGAGAAACCCGCAGAAAATTGACCAGGCCGAAGCCACGAGAAACAAGTTCTTGGAATACATCCAGAGATACCGGTTGACGGAGTCCAAAAACAGAGAGCAGACCAAAGCGCAGCTGGCCAGGCAGTACCAGATCATCAACCCCCATGCTACGCAGGAGGAGATCGAGGCGGCCGTTGAAGACGGAACGCCTAACCAGCAG
This region of Candidozyma auris chromosome 6, complete sequence genomic DNA includes:
- the IPK2 gene encoding inositol polyphosphate multikinase, whose translation is MRTVRTSPVYIDFTYISQMEGFVPSKHQAAGHDGCLTAGAVFAKLTNQQEIDFYESTAPPTEELPQGSHLSHWMPIYMGTLNEGVIEADEQMTTIVADEIKDIEEVKRKTPASDKKYIVLSNLYHGFLRPSILDIKLGKVLVDDTVSEEKKLRLDKVSASTTSGSLHFRICGMKIHKAGDKPLPKIFPGMEKTVTEDEESVSFDKFYGRSLTTANIDDGVDQFFAFVQDKTQKKLLLNRFLQRLQLLYNCLLDTEVRIISGSLFFVIESDPQRWRDALKDEKSYYALDPLLREYDEDESDSDEENHLKNLPLSSLHMIDFAHAKYTKGEGYDENIIVGVENLIGVFERLLQKCN
- the SSO2 gene encoding syntaxin → MSNPYYNGGGQNGSSYEMTSMKYSAGGSAGEDDFVAFMNEIQDIHTQLDNYSNLVDLISNKQRNFIQELDLNDEDTEYSSKQIDALVNEASSLQAELKSRIKNVQTQAAQSRNPQKIDQAEATRNKFLEYIQRYRLTESKNREQTKAQSARQYQIINPHATQEEIEAAVEDGTPNQQIFQQALMQSNRRGEARTVLNEVQVRHRELLKLEKTMAELTQLFHDMEELVIEQDQPIQQIEEQVDTAQHDIEQGVGHTQKAVFSAKAMRKKKWWCFIICLIIVIILALVLGIHFGTK
- the SUP35 gene encoding translation termination factor GTPase eRF3; the protein is MSDQYNQDKLSQDFSKQNLEDNSQQYQGFNPNTSTFVPQGGYAQYQQGAQGQYNQYNQYQNYGNSGRGGYSGGYGRGGYNNYNQGGYQQGYNQYQQGGYQQGGYQQGGYQQGGYQQGGYQQGGYNNYGGYNSNYGQYQGYGEPQQPPQQQGMSLADFQKKQQASAPAAAKPKRTLKLATSSSVKLVNNTKAAAVQEEKKEEPKEEKKEEKKPEAAKDEPKEQKKESTPAPAASSPSVGGNAGSSKSSAAPSANASKTASKTATPATPVPSADAVARQQEDEVDEEVIKDMFGGKDHLSIIFMGHVDAGKSTMGGNILYLTGAVDKRTVDKYEKEAKDAGRQGWYLSWVMDTNKEERSDGKTIEVGKAYFETEKRRYTILDAPGHKMYVSEMIGGASQADVGILVISARKGEYETGFEKGGQTREHALLAKTQGVNKIVVVVNKMDDPTVGWAEDRYKNCTTKVAQFLKGIGYQKDDILFMPVSGYTGAGLKDRVDPKECPWYSGPSLLEFLDNMKTVNRFVNAPFMLPVAAKMKDMGCVVEGKVESGHVKKNSTLLMMPNRTSVEVSNIYNETEQEVETAMCGEQIRMKIKGVEEEDIAPGYVLTSPKNPVKTVTKFEAQIAIVELKSILSNGFSCVMHLHTAVEEVRFVELKHKLEKGTNRKSKKPPAFAKKGMKIIAILETPEPVCAETYNDYQQLGRFTLRDQGVTIAIGKITKLL